A region from the Engraulis encrasicolus isolate BLACKSEA-1 chromosome 18, IST_EnEncr_1.0, whole genome shotgun sequence genome encodes:
- the LOC134468406 gene encoding G2/M phase-specific E3 ubiquitin-protein ligase-like — translation MAQLFTYNVAEFVPFYMEEDDALQEAIQRSLQEDDGPDVDILRSSEMLTAEEIQGRLAAHSDRVITPGKRHINISRASVWTTALQAFKRPSFAEGCDMLSVTFASDEHAEDAADLGGPRREFFRLLVKAILQDSGAFEGTPNGCMPRLNILHLQNGVYKIIGRMMSTIIVQGGEPPAFLSPSVVDYIVHGDILQLRVTPDDISDFVIRENLNKVLHATSHDELEEAISSCDWRFQMEGLPAQVTMDNRDAFVRNAVLYHTVLRRQSCIDQLTDGLSHYGVLKLVRENPSMCVLLQKGQENDLTAAAVSGIMKPSYSVPGSNRRRLEELLVVKFREFLNCVENKNLRETFDEGRKITVEEEDFLGALSPGHILAYATGSSRVPAIGFRPSPKLVFVHDGGKNLPVAHTCANELLLFVNTKMIAANDEFNYHFLTALMNGAVFSTI, via the exons ATGGCACAGCTATTCACGTACAATGTGGCAGAATTTGT CCCTTTTTACATGGAGGAAGACGATGCGCTGCAAGAAGCAATTCAGCGTAGCCTGCAGGAAGACGATGGTCCTGATGTTGATATATTAAG GTCTTCAGAAATGCTCACTGCTGAAGAAATTCAAGGCCGCCTTGCAGCCCACAGCGACAGGGTGATCACACCAGGAAAAAGACATATAAACATCAGTCGGGCAAGTGTGTGGACCACAGCCTTACAGGCTTTTAAGAGGCCCTCTTTCGCTGAAGGCTGTGACATGCTGAGTGTGACCTTTGCCAGCGATGAGCATGCTGAAGATGCTGCTGATCTTGGAGGTCCCAGGCGGGAATTCTTTCGGCTACTGGTGAAGGCCATCTTGCAAGACAGTGGAGCCTTTGAAG GTACACCAAATGGATGCATGCCAAGACTGAACATTCTCCACTTGCAAAATGGAGTGTATAAAATCATTGGTAGGATGATGTCCACAATAATAGTACAAGGAGGAGAACCACCTGCATTCCTTTCTCCAAGTGTAGTGGACTACATTGTGCATGGGGACATCCTTCAACTTAGAGTGACACCAGATGACATCAGTGACTTTGTTATAAGGGAGAACCTGAATAAG GTGCTACATGCAACTTCACATGATGAGCTGGAGGAAGCCATCAGTTCCTGTGACTGGCGATTCCAAATGGAAGGCCTTCCAGCTCAAGTCACAATGGACAACAGAGATGCGTTTGTGCGCAACGCAGTGTTGTACCATACCGTGTTACGAAGGCAGAGCTGCATCGATCAGCTTACTGATGGATTGTCCCACTATGGC GTTTTAAAACTCGTCAGAGAGAACCCCAGCATGTGTGTCCTACTTCAGAAAGGACAGGAGAATGATTTGACAGCTGCTGCCGTTTCGGGTATTATGAAACCCAGCTACTCGGTGCCCGGAAGCAACAGACGGCGTTTGGAGGAGCTGCTAGTTGTCAAATTTCGGGAGTTTCTCAACTGTGTTGAAA ACAAAAACCTGAGAGAAACTTTTGATGAAGGCAGAAAAATAACAGTGGAAGAAGAGGACTTCCTGGGGGCGCTGAGCCCTGGTCATATCCTGGCCTATGCCACAGGAAGCAGCAGAGTCCCAGCCATTGGGTTTCGTCCCTCCCCAAAATTAGTTTTCGTTCATGATGGTGGAAAAAATCTGCCTGTTGCACACACTTGTGCGAATGAGCTGCTACTTTTCGTTAACACCAAAATGATTGCTGCTAATGATGAGTTTAATTACCATTTCCTCACAGCACTGATGAATGGTGCTGTATTCAGCACCATTTAA